The following coding sequences lie in one Desulfurella amilsii genomic window:
- a CDS encoding AAA family ATPase, with protein MKTDELKKVLETIYPNHNFHWQQKGNQLFGFCPEHNDTRKQNLVLADKGNGAFFKCFACGFSGNGESLLNQGNIDYEIRFFTQFANLCVDTLINNKCLNAKIANTYLEFRNPDYKSLIKNNVLVGTIDNDFNVGKLAELITTEEPKEKQKIIDKFKNLMNVKDKTVPLLFFYTNKNGYIEQIKIRYIFSTDEFDGKVSDIDFSQERNNKQFSILKTEKQTINAFGLHLFSNMPKLTIFVTEGEFNTISFLAKKYDKNPNEITLKNYRSISIGSAQNLEKNLNLLNHLKNTNYSIIFALDNDEAGIKALMEFVTKHTEFLEDFIYLEENTKDIDDCLAQNDFPDADFIYKNSRIFSIKEMLPILKFRLEQKEQEQTQHILDKAVKEGFNLIIQALGKNIDNDSIPVNLANYPNKPNREWLINGLIAKNKINIFAGLGGSGKTTLTLQWILHLLLGIQYCDIPVQQIRKAMIISAEEDREEIAGKINSLLNDYFAELTGKKFDFLQKLLKDRISIITNHTTFTEQEFSKVITTKDFEITKSYVSVFNPDLILIDSLSSTNRVEIQKSHLIQAVLDEIRKLTGERSVIYLAHMAKDTVNAENIFGVNADKILGSASLTNKVRQVLLIFKNQMKVAKSNLLPINDIEKYYYELEQATNNNGEPIIWGRNIRKVQALPEETEVVDRPKTVQKTTQINKSNNPNNQPKKPSYQSKKINKEIQGFDTDI; from the coding sequence ATGAAAACAGACGAATTAAAGAAAGTTTTAGAAACAATATATCCGAATCACAATTTCCACTGGCAACAGAAAGGCAACCAGCTGTTTGGTTTTTGTCCCGAACACAATGACACACGCAAGCAAAACTTGGTTTTAGCAGACAAAGGCAATGGAGCTTTTTTTAAATGCTTTGCCTGCGGTTTCAGCGGTAACGGCGAAAGTTTGCTTAATCAAGGAAATATTGACTATGAAATAAGATTTTTCACTCAATTTGCTAATCTGTGTGTTGACACGCTTATAAATAACAAATGCCTAAATGCTAAAATCGCAAATACTTACTTGGAGTTTAGAAATCCCGATTACAAAAGTCTCATTAAAAACAATGTCCTTGTAGGCACAATAGATAATGACTTTAATGTCGGCAAGTTAGCTGAACTCATTACCACAGAAGAACCGAAAGAAAAACAGAAAATTATAGACAAATTTAAAAACTTGATGAATGTAAAAGACAAAACAGTCCCGCTTTTGTTTTTCTACACTAACAAAAATGGCTATATAGAACAGATAAAAATTAGATATATTTTTTCTACCGACGAATTTGATGGAAAAGTCAGCGATATTGATTTTTCACAGGAAAGAAACAACAAGCAATTTTCAATCCTAAAAACCGAAAAACAGACCATTAATGCTTTCGGTTTGCATTTGTTTTCTAATATGCCGAAATTAACGATTTTTGTAACAGAAGGCGAGTTTAATACGATTAGCTTTTTGGCTAAAAAATACGACAAAAATCCAAACGAGATAACACTCAAAAATTACAGGTCAATCAGCATTGGAAGCGCTCAAAATCTTGAAAAAAATCTTAATCTTTTAAACCACTTAAAAAATACAAATTACAGCATCATTTTTGCCTTAGACAACGACGAAGCAGGCATAAAAGCATTAATGGAATTTGTGACAAAACACACAGAATTTTTAGAGGATTTTATTTATCTTGAAGAAAATACAAAAGACATAGATGATTGTTTAGCACAAAATGATTTTCCCGACGCAGATTTTATCTACAAAAACAGCAGGATTTTTTCAATCAAAGAAATGCTACCGATTTTGAAATTCAGATTAGAACAAAAAGAACAAGAACAAACTCAACACATATTAGACAAAGCCGTAAAAGAGGGCTTTAACCTGATTATACAAGCGTTAGGTAAAAACATAGACAACGACAGCATACCTGTAAATCTTGCAAATTACCCAAACAAGCCTAATAGAGAGTGGCTAATAAATGGTTTAATTGCAAAAAACAAAATAAACATTTTTGCTGGTCTTGGAGGTAGTGGAAAAACTACACTCACTTTGCAATGGATTTTGCACTTGCTTTTAGGCATTCAATATTGCGATATACCAGTCCAGCAAATTAGAAAAGCGATGATAATCAGCGCAGAAGAAGACAGAGAAGAAATCGCTGGTAAAATCAACAGTTTACTTAACGACTATTTTGCAGAACTCACAGGTAAAAAGTTTGATTTTTTACAGAAATTGCTAAAAGATAGAATTTCAATCATTACAAACCACACGACTTTTACCGAACAAGAATTTTCAAAAGTGATTACTACAAAAGATTTTGAAATAACAAAAAGCTATGTGAGTGTTTTTAATCCTGATTTAATCTTAATAGACAGTCTATCGTCAACAAACAGAGTGGAAATCCAAAAATCGCATTTGATACAGGCAGTTTTAGATGAGATTAGAAAATTAACGGGCGAAAGAAGTGTTATTTATCTAGCCCATATGGCAAAAGACACAGTCAACGCAGAAAATATCTTTGGAGTTAATGCAGACAAAATACTCGGCAGTGCAAGCTTAACAAACAAAGTCAGACAGGTATTGCTGATTTTTAAAAACCAGATGAAAGTTGCAAAAAGCAATCTTTTGCCGATAAACGATATTGAAAAATATTATTACGAGCTGGAACAAGCAACAAACAACAACGGTGAACCGATTATTTGGGGCAGGAACATAAGAAAAGTGCAAGCGTTGCCCGAAGAAACAGAAGTGGTAGATAGACCAAAAACAGTGCAAAAAACAACACAAATAAATAAATCTAACAACCCTAATAATCAGCCTAAAAAACCATCATACCAAAGTAAAAAAATTAACAAAGAAATACAAGGTTTTGATACAGATATATAG
- a CDS encoding metal-dependent hydrolase, with product MKKASHTLIGLSGFWLVFQPHLQQLAVNHQTSTALFACMIGSIAPDFDIYASNMNLRFKERSLWNAHRGITHHAILGLLLFLTALIIPNTAFKAFVLGYILHLLADMLSKLGIPYWSYQDRFALKLYETGKLSEFLVLSAIIAFTAIIMHQII from the coding sequence ATGAAAAAAGCTTCGCATACACTGATAGGGCTAAGCGGTTTTTGGCTTGTTTTTCAACCGCATTTACAGCAATTAGCTGTAAACCATCAAACAAGCACAGCCTTATTTGCCTGTATGATAGGTTCTATTGCACCCGACTTTGATATATACGCTTCAAATATGAATCTGCGTTTTAAAGAGAGAAGTTTATGGAACGCACACAGAGGCATAACACATCACGCAATATTAGGACTTTTGCTTTTTTTAACTGCACTAATCATTCCTAATACAGCATTTAAAGCTTTTGTATTAGGCTATATTCTGCATTTACTTGCAGATATGCTTTCTAAATTAGGTATCCCGTATTGGAGTTATCAAGACAGGTTCGCTTTAAAACTTTACGAAACAGGAAAATTAAGCGAATTTCTGGTTTTAAGTGCAATTATAGCATTTACTGCTATAATAATGCATCAAATAATTTAA
- a CDS encoding crossover junction endodeoxyribonuclease RuvC, whose protein sequence is MQSDIYLIGCDPSVKHLAFAVYKNKTLTDYFKIKTDFTEINKLFFGFKNKNVIFGIEKQYLHLNIATLIKLVEVRTLVTTLASVNNFSEILTITPQEWQSLILGMNQKQKREQRKNVSMLVASKIACEKITDNDIADAICIANYIVISQSPLPKGRGLSREGQGQLAD, encoded by the coding sequence ATGCAGTCTGATATTTACTTAATCGGTTGCGATCCGTCTGTTAAACACTTAGCTTTTGCAGTTTACAAAAACAAGACTTTAACGGACTATTTTAAAATAAAAACCGATTTTACCGAGATTAATAAGCTGTTTTTCGGTTTTAAAAATAAAAATGTTATTTTTGGTATTGAAAAACAATATTTACACTTAAACATAGCTACGCTTATTAAGCTTGTAGAGGTCAGAACGCTTGTTACCACACTTGCAAGCGTTAACAACTTTTCAGAAATCTTAACAATTACCCCGCAGGAATGGCAAAGCCTTATTCTTGGTATGAACCAGAAACAAAAAAGGGAACAGCGTAAAAATGTGTCAATGCTGGTAGCAAGCAAAATTGCCTGTGAGAAAATTACCGACAATGACATAGCAGATGCTATATGCATAGCAAATTATATTGTGATTAGTCAGTCACCTCTCCCTAAAGGAAGAGGCTTGTCCCGTGAGGGACAAGGGCAACTGGCTGATTAG